The window TCGCCCGCGACACCGGGGCGACCCAGACCACCGCCGTGCGGCTGTGGGAGACCGTCGGCCGGCCGAACGTGATGATCAAGATCCCCGCCACCGTCGAGGGCCTGCCGGCCATCACGGCCACCCTGGCGAAGGGCATCAGCGTGAACGTGACGCTGATCTTCTCGATCGACCGGTACCGGGCGGTGATGGACGCCTTCCTCGCCGGGCTGGAGCAGGCCAAGGAGGCGGGCCACGACCTGTCCGTCATCGGCTCGGTGGCGTCGTTCTTCGTGTCCCGCGTGGACTCGGAGGTCGACAAGCGCCTGAACACGATCGGCACCGACGAGGCGCTCGCGCTGCGCGGCCAGGCCGCCATCGCGAACGCTCGGCTGGCCTTCGCGGCCTACGAGGAGGTCTTCTCGACCGACCGGTGGGCCGCGCTCAAGGCCGCCGGCGCCCAGCCGCAGCGTCCGCTGTGGGCGTCGACCGGCGTGAAGGACCCGAGCTACCGCGACACGATGTACGTGGACGAGCTTGTGGTGGCGGGTGTGGTCAACACGATGCCCGAGAAGACGCTCGACGCGTTCGCCGACCACGGCATCGTCCTGGCCGACACCGTCACGGGGTCGGGCGCGGAGGCCGCCGCGGTGATCGCGGCCATCGAGGCGCAGGGCATCTCCATCGACGAGGTGACGGCACAGCTGGAGGACGAGGGCGTGACGAAGTTCGAGGTCAGCTGGGACGAGCTCCTGACGACCACCAAGACGGGGCTCGACGGCGCCGGTGCAGGGGGCGGCGTCCGGTGAGGCCGGCAAAGATCGCGCAGGGCGTCAACCCCCTGCGCGACCCCCTCGACCTGCGGCTGCCCCGCATCGCGGGCCCGAGCGGCCTGGTGATCTTCGGCGTGACGGGCGACCTGGCACGCAAGAAGCTGATGCCCGCCGTCTACGACCTCGCCAACCGCGGCCTGCTCCCGCCGGGCTTCGCCCTGACGGGTTTCGCCCGGCGCGACTGGGCGGACCAGGACTTCGCGCAGGTGGTGCACGACGCCGTCAAGGAGCACGCCCGTACCCCCTTCCGGGAGGCCACGTGGCGCCAGCTCGCCGAGGGCATCCGGTTCGTGCAGGGCTCGTTCGACGACGACGCCGCGTTCGAGCGGCTTCGCGAGACCGTCGAGACCCTCGACAAGGAGCGCGGCACCGGCGGCAACCACGCGTTCTACCTGTCGGTCCCCCCGGCGGCGTTCCCCGTGGTCTGCCGGCAGCTCGCCAAGCACGGGCTGTCGCGGCCCGACGACGACGCGGACGGCGACGGCGTGGACGCCTGGCGGCGGGTGGTCATCGAGAAGCCGTTCGGCCACGACCTGGCCAGCGCGCGCGAGCTCGACGCCGTCGTCTCCGAGGTCTTCGAGCCCGAGTCGGTGTTCCGCATCGACCACTACCTGGGCAAGGAGACCGTCCAGAACCTGCTGGCGCTGCGGTTCGCGAACACGATGTTCGAGCCCATCTGGAACTCGAGCTACGTGGACCACGTGCAGATCACGATGGCCGAGGACATCGGCATCGGCGGCCGCGCCGGCTACTACGACGGGATCGGCGCCGCGCGCGACGTCATCCAGAACCACCTGATCCAGCTCCTGGCGCTGGTGGCGATGGAGGAGCCCGTCAACTTCGACGCCCCCGAGCTGCGCGCCGAGAAGATCAAGGTGCTCTCGTCCGTGCGCCTGCCGCGGGACCTCGGCAAGCACACCGCCCGCGGCCAGTACGAGGGCGGCTGGCAGGGCGGCGACGAGGTGCCCGGCTTCCTCGAGGAGGACGGCATCGCGAAGGACTCCACCACGGAGACCTTCGCCGCCGTCCGGGTCGACGTCGACAACCGCCGCTGGGCGGGTGTCCCGTTCTACCTGCGGCACGGCAAGCGCCTGGGCCGCCGGGTCACCGAGGTGGCAGTGGTGTTCAAGAAGGCGCCGCACCTGCCGTTCGAGTCGTCGCTGACGTCCGAGCTCGGCAACAACGCCCTGGTCATCCGCGTGCAGCCCGACGAGGGCGTCACCATGCGGTTCGGCGCCAAGGTGCCGGGCACGGCGATGCAGGTGCGCGACGTGACGATGGACTTCGGGTACGGGCACTCGTTCACCGAGTCCTCCCCCGAGGCCTACGAGCGACTCATCCTGGACGTGCTGCTCGGCGACCCGCCGCTGTTCCCGACGCGGGAGGAGGTCGAGCTCTCCTGGAAGATCCTCGACCCGATCACGTCCTACTGGGCGCGCAAGGGCCAGCCGGAGCCGTACGCGTCGGGCACCTGGGGTCCGGCGTCGGCCGACGCCATGATGGAACGCGACGGCAGGACCTGGAGGCGACCATGATCATCGACATGCCGGACACCACTACCAACCTGATCAACAAGCGGCTGGTGCGCCTGCGCGACGAGGGCGGCGCGGTAGCCCTCGGTCGGGTCCTCACTCTCGTGGTCCTGGCCGACGAGCGGGACGTGGAGGAGTCCGTCGAGGCCGCGAACGACGCGAGCCGCGAGCACCCGTGCCGGGTCATCGTCGTCGCCCCGGCGGCGAGCGGTTCCAACGCCCGCCTCGACGCCCAGATCCGGGTGGGCGGTGACGCCGGCGCCTCGGAGGTGGTGGTGCTGCGCGCCTTCGGTCCGCTCCTGGAGCGCACGGACACCCTCGTGATGCCGCTCCTGCTGCCCGACGCGCCGATCGTGGCCTGGTGGCCGCGGGAGGCGCCTGAGGTGCCGTCGCAGGACCCGGTGGGCGCCATGGCGGCCCGCCGGATCATCGACAGCACCATCGCCAAGAACCCGGCGGAGATGCTGGAGAACCTAGCCGGGACGTACGCCCCCGGGGACACCGACCTCGCATGGGCCCGGGTCACCCTGTGGCGGGGGCTCATCGCGGCCGCCGTCGAGCAGCCGCCGTACGAGCCCGTGCTCTCCGTGTCGGTCGAGGGGCAGAAGCGGCACACGTCGCTCGACCTGCTCGCGGCCTGGCTCGGCACCCGGCTGAACTGCCCCGCCGAGGTGGTCCGCACGGACAGCGACGACGCGATCACCCGCGTGACCCTGGAGCGCAAGAGCGGGCCGATCGTGCTCGACCGCCCCGACGGCCGCACAGTCACCATCACGCAGCCGGGCAAGCCCGCACGCCGGATCGCCCTGCCGATCCGTGCGCTCAACGAGGCCCTGATCGAGGAGCTGCGCCGGCTCGACCCGGACGAGATCTTCGAGGAGACCCTCATCCGGGGCCTCAAGCACATCACCACGCGGACAGCGGCCTGATGTCCGGCTCGGAGACGGGGCCCGGCCCGGCGGCCGGCCCCGGGTCCGGGGTGCGGCTCGTCGTCGTGCACCCCGACAAGGAGGTGCTGGCGCAGGCAGCGGCCGCGCGGCTGCTGACGCGCATCCTGGACGTGCAGTCGGTCCGCTCCCCCGTGCACGTTGTGCTCACCGGTGGCACGGTCGGCATCGCGTCGCTGGCGGCCGTGGCCGCCAGCCCGCTCGTGCCGGCCGTCGACTGGTCGGGGGTCCACCTCTGGTGGGGCGACGAGCGGTTCCTGCCGGACGGCGACCCGGACCGCAACGAGACGCAGGCCCGTCAGGCCCTGCTCGACGACCTGGTCGTCAACCACGGGCTCCCGGCGGCCAACGTCCACCCCATGCCGGGCCCGACGTCGGTCGCGACTCCCGAGGAGGGCGCCGCGGTCTACGCGGCGCAGCTCGCGGAGCACGCACCGGCCGGCGCGGCGACCCCCGTGCCGGCGTTCGACGTCCTGCTGCTCGGCATGGGGCCCGACGGGCACGTCGCGTCCCTGTTCCCCGGCCACGACGGCCTGGCCGCCCAGGGCACGACGGCGGGCGTGCACGGCTCGCCCAAGCCGCCGCCCGAGCGGGTCTCGCTCACGTTCGACGCGATCCGGTCCGCCCGCGAGGTGTGGATCGTTGCGGCGGGGGCCGAGAAGGCCGGGCAGGTGGCCGCCGCGCTGGCGGGCGAGCCGGTGACGAAGGTGCCCGCCGCGGGCGCCGTCGGGCAGGCACGGACCCTGTGGCTGCTGGACGCGGAAGCGGCCGGCGCCAAGAAGTGACCGCACAGCGGAACTGACAACACAGCGGTGAAGCAGAGCGCCTGCCCCGGTCGACCCGACCGGGGCAGGCGCTCTGCTTCACCACACTGCAAAAAAAGTTAGCTTGCTACGCGTCCGCCACGGCGGATCCGCAGTGCCTCCAGCGCCTCCTCCAGGAGGGCGGCGCCGTCCTCCTCGGACCGGCGCTCCTTCACGTAGGCAAGGTGCGTCTTGTACGGCTCGTTCCGCACGGGAGCCGGCGGATTGACCGGATCCATCCCTGCGGGGAACCCGCAACGGGGGCAGTCCCACTGCGTGGGAGCCTCCACGTCCTCGCCCACCGAGAAGCTCGGTGCTGTCTCGTGCCCGTTGGCACACCAGTAAGAAACCCGGATACGTGGCGCAGTGTCGCCGCGCTCCGTCTCCCCGAGGGGGCCTGCACCTACCCTGCTCCCCCGAATCGCATGACCACCTGATGCCACGTCTGTCGTCCCCTCTGTGTGTGGCCGTCAGCCGCTGGCCGCTTGGCGACCGGTCAGCTGACCCGCTGGATGAGCCCGAGCAGCACGATCACCACGGCCCACACCAGGGCGAAGCCAACGGTGATGCGGTTGAGGTTCCGCTCGGCCACGCCGGACGAACCGGCGCCCATCGAGATACCGCCACCGAACATGTCAGACATCCCGCCACCCTTGCCCTTGTGGAGCAGGATGAGCATGGTCAAGAAGCCGCTGGTCAGGACCAGCAGGACCAGAAGGATGATGCGGAGCGCGTCCACGAGTTCACGTCCTCGGTTGTAGGTGTACCGGGTGTTTCCCGGCGGCGGATCGGTCAAGAGTAAGCGAGACGCACCTCACAGTGCGAACCACCTGTTCAGGACTCCATGCAGCAAGCGATAGAGCCGTGAGCAGCGGTCACACCTGGAACATCACGCCCGAGCGAGAGTACATCAGCCAGATTGCGAGACGGTCTCAGCCCCGCGATGTCAGCCATTGGTTGTGGGCGCGACCGTTGCGACCAACCGCCCGTTCTAGGCGCAACGATCGCGCCCACAACCACTGGAGAATCAGGCCGTTACGTGGGACTGGTAGCGGGCAATTCTCGCGAACTCTTCCGGGTCCAGGCTCGCGCCGCCGACCAGGGCGCCGTCGACGTCGGGCTGCGCCATGATCTGCGCGACGTTGCCCGACTTCACCGAGCCGCCGTACAGCACCCGCACGCCCGCGGCGACGTCGGCGCCGCACAGCTCGCCGAGCACGCGGCGGATCGCGCCGCACACCTCCTGCGCGTCCTCCGGGGTGGCGACCTCGCCGGTGCCGATGGCCCAGACGGGCTCGTAGGCGACGACGATCTGCGCGACCTGCTCGGCCGGGACGTCCGCCAGCGCGGCCTCGACCTGCGCCAGCGTGTAGGACACCTGGTCGCCGGCCTTACGGACCTCCAGGCCCTCGCCGACGCACAGGATCGGGGTCAGGCCGTGGGCGAAGGCGGCACGCACCTTGGCGTTCACGACGTCGTCGGTCTCCGCGTGGTGCTCGCGCCGCTCCGAGTGCCCGATCGCCACGTAGGTGCAGCCCAGCTTCGACAGCATCGCCCCGGAGACCTCACCGGTGTACGCGCCGGACTCGTGCTTGGAGAGATCCTGGGCGCCGTAGACGAGCTCCAGCTTGTCGCCGTCGACGAGCGTCTGCACCGACCGCAGGTCGGTGAACGGCGGCAGCACCGCCACCTCGACCGCCTGGTAGTCGTGCTTGGCGTCCTTCAGGGACCAGGAGAGCTTCTGGACCGTGCTGATCGCCTGCTGGTGGTCCAGGTTCATCTTCCAGTTGCCCGCCATCAGGGGCGTGCGGGTGGTAGCCACGTTTTCTTCCTTCTTTTCGTCAGATACGACAGGTCGGTCAGTCGGCGAGGACGGTCAGGCCGGGGAGCTCCTTGCCCTCCAGCAGCTCCAGGCTGGCGCCGCCGCCGGTGGAGATGTGGCTGAACCCGGCCTCGTCGAAGCCGAGCGCACGCACGGCCGCTGCCGAGTCACCGCCGCCCACGATCGAGAAGGCGCCCGCGGCCGTCGCGTCGATGATGCCCTGCGCCACGGCCTTGGTGCCCGCGGCGAACGCCTCGAACTCGAAGACGCCCATGGGACCGTTCCAGGCGATGGTCTTGGCGTCGGCGAGCTTCTGCGCGAACAGCTTGCCCGACTCCGGGCCGATGTCGAGCCCCATGGTGCCGTCCGGGATCGCGTCCGCGGCGACGGTCCGGTGCGCCGCGTCCGCGGCGAAGGAGTCCGCCGCGACGATGTCGACCGGCAGCACGATCTCGACGCCGTTCTCCTCCGCCGAGGCGAGGTAGCCCTTGACGGCCTCGACCTGGTCGGTCTCCAGCAGGCTGTTGCCCACCGACAGGCCCTTGGCCGCGAGGAACGTGAAGACCATGCCGCCGCCGATGAGCAGGCGGTCGGCCTTGGTCAGGAGGTTCGCGATGACGCCGAGCTTGTCGGACACCTTGGAGCCGCCGAGCACCACGGCGTAGGGGCGCTCCGGGTCGCCGGTCGCCTTCGACAGCGACTCGACCTCGTTCAGTACCAGGTCACCGGCCGCGGCAGGCAGCACCTGCGCGACGTCGTACACCGACGCCTGCTTGCGGTGCACCACACCGAAGCCGTCCGAGACGAACGCGTCCGCGAGCTGCGCGAGCTCACCGGCGAGCTCGGCGCGCTCGGCGTCGACCTTCGAGGTCTCGCGCGCGTCGAACCGGACGTTCTCCAGGAGGGCGACCTGGCCGTCGGCCAGGGCCTCGACCGTCGCCTTCGCCGACGGGCCGACGAGGTCCTCGGCGAGCGGGACGTCCTGGCCGAGCAGCTCGCCCAGGCGGGCCGCGACGGGCGCGAGGGAGTACTGGGGGTCCGGCGTGCCCTTGGGGCGGCCGAGGTGCGCCAGCACGACGACGCGGGCACCGGCACCGGTCAGCCGCTGCAGCGTGGGCAGCGCGGCGCGGATGCGGCCGTCGTCCGTGATGGTCGTCCCGTCGAGCGGCACGTTGAAGTCGGAGCGGACCAGGACGCGCTTGCCGCGCAGGTCGCCGAGGGAGTCGATGGTCTTCATGAGCTCTCCAGATCGGGGTCCGGCAGCGAAGGTTGTTCGCCGGACGGGCTGTCGTTACATGACGACGTCCGCGTGCGCCGGCTGGCCGATGCGCACGCGGACGTCGGGGTTCACGTCAGGACGAGGGTGGTCAGAGCTTCTCGCCGACGAACACGGTGAGGTTGACGAGGCTGTTCGAGTAGCCCCACTCGTTGTCGTACCAGGCGACGACCTTGACCTGGTTGCCGATCACCTTGGTGAGCTTCGAGTCGTAGATGCTCTGGTGCGGGTTGGTCACGATGTCCGAGGAGACGATCTCGTCCTCGACGTACTCCAGGACACCCTTGAGCGGGCCCTCGGCGGCAGCCTTGACGGCGGCGTTGACCTCGTCGATCGTGACCTCGCGCGAGGCCTCGAAGGTCAGGTCCGTGGCCGAGCCGGTGATGACCGGCACGCGCAGGGCGTAGCCGTCCAGCTTGCCCTTGAGCTCCGGCAGCACCAGGGCGACGGCCTTGGCCGCACCCGTCGTGGTCGGGACGATGTTCTGCGCGGCTGCACGGGCGCGACGCAGGTCGCTGTGCGGGCCGTCCTGCAGGTTCTGGTCACCCGTGTAGGCGTGGATCGTGGTCATGAGGCCACGCTCGATGCCGATCGAGTCGTTCAGCGCCTTCGCCAGCGGGGCGAGGCAGTTCGTGGTGCACGACGCGTTCGAGATGATGTGGTGCGCCGCCGGGTCGTACAGCTCGTTGTTGACGCCCATGACGAAGGTGGCGTCCTCGTTCTTGGCCGGGGCCGAGATGATGACCTTCTTGGCGCCGGCGTCGATGTGCGCCTTCGCCTTGGTGGCGTCCGTGAAGAAGCCCGTGGACTCGATGACGATGTCCGCACCCAGCTCGCCCCAGGGAAGGTCTGCGGGGTTGCGCTCGGCGAGGGCGCGGATCTTCTTGCCGTCCACGATGATGTTCTCGTCGTCGAAGTCGACGGACTTGCCGAAGCGGCCGAGCGTCGTGTCGTACTTGAGCAGGTGCGCGAGCGTCTTGTTGTCGGTCAGGTCGTTGACCCCGACAACCTCGATGTCTGCACCCGACTCGACGAGAGCCCGGTAGAAGTTCCTGCCGATACGGCCGAAGCCGTTGATGCCGACGCGGATGGTCACAATGCCCTCCTCAGGGGGCGCCGGCCGTCCCGGCGCACACGTTTCTTTTAATCTGTCGCGTATCTGTCGCCACTGCCGTCGATGCCCGACGGCGAAGTGCGTTGCCAGGGTATTCATGGCACCGCGACCCCGCGACGACCCGTACGGGAAACGCGATGGTCACGGCGTCGTCACCTGACGATTTCGAGCCTATACCCGAAGCCGGGCGAACCGTGACCCGAGCCGGACAGCGTAGAACTCCCGGTTCTGTTCGTATCCACAGAATGGATGCGATACGGATTCGGCAGCCGGCCGCGCGGGTCAGGTCACAGGTCGAGCAGGTCCGCGGGGAGCCCGGCCTCGGTGTCTGGGATACCCAGCTCAAGAGCGCGCTTGTCCGCGGTCGACAGCAGCCGGCGGATCCGGCCCGCCACGGCGTCCTTCGACAGCTGCGGCTCGGCCAGGCGGCCCAGCTCCTCGAGCGACGCCTGCTTGTGCGCGAGCCGCAGCTCGCCGGCCTGGCGCAGGTGCTCCGGCAGCTCGTCGCCCAGGATCTCGAAGGCCCGCTGGACGCGCGCACCCGCCGCGACGGCGGCGCGGGCGGAGCGGCGCAGGTTCGCGTCGTCGAAGTTCGCCAGACGGTTGGCGGTGCCGCGCACCTCGCGGCGCTCCCGGCGCTCCTCCCAGACCTTGAGGGTCTCGGGCGCGCCGACGCGCTCCAGCATCCGCCCGATGGAGTCGCCGTCGCGGATGACCACGCGGTCGATCCCGCGCACCTCGCGGGACTTCGCAGCGACGCCCAGCCGGCGGGCCGCACCGACGAGCGCGAGCGCCGCCTCCGGCCCGGGGCTGGTCACTTCGAGCGCCATGGAGCGGCCGGGTTCGGTCAGGGAGCCGTGCGCCAGGAAGGCGCCGCGCCACACGGCCTCGGCCTCCTGCACCCCGGCGGACACGACCTCGGGCGCAAGTCCGCGGACGGGGCGGCCGCGGGCGTCGAGGAGGCCGGTCTGGCGGGCGAGCGACTCGCCCTCGCGCACCACGCGCACCACGAACCGCGAGCTCTTCCGCAGGCCACCGGCCTGGACGACGATGAGCTCGCTCGTGTGCCCGTACAGGTCGTGGATGGCATGCCGCAGCCGGGTGGCCCCCGCCTCGGTGTCGAGCTCAGCCTCGATCACGACCCGACCGGAGATGATGTGGAGCCCGCCGGAGAACCTCAGCGTCGCGGAGACCTCGGCCTTGCGGCACGACGTCTTCGCCACCCTCACCCGCGCGAGCTCCTCCTTGACCTGTCCCGTGAGCGCCATGGCGTCATCCTGCCATGGTCACGCCCACGGCATCCCGGTGGAATCGCGGATACTCGGGCGAAATGTCCCGGCGTGTCGCCACATGGGTCCTTCGGCCTGCAAGAATGCGTCCTTCATCGCGGCGCCTTCTCCCCCGCCGTGACCGCGAACGGCAGGTGGTTGCCCCGCAGCGGCGCCGCGCTCGTGCTGAAGTCCGTGAAGGCGTGCGGCAGGTTCACCGCCCGGTTCAGGTCCAGCCGCAGCGTGTCCGACGTCGCGGGGGCAGCCTCGTCCGCCCGCTCGTCGGCGTCGGCGTCGGCGTCGGCGTCGGCGTCGGCGTCGGCCTGGTCCGACGTCGTGACAACCACGGCCCGCCAGGACGCGACGCCATCGGCCTCGTCGCTGAAGACGATGGTGGGCGAGGTGAGGGTGCCGGTGAGCGAAACGGTCGCCGACCGCCCGTCGTGCACGACGTCGACCTCGCCGAACACCTCGACGTGGTGCACCAGGCCGGGCTGGGCGGAGCCGACCGCGACGGACTCCGGCTCGTCGTACCAGCGCACGGGGGCGTCGAGCACCCAGGCGGGGTCGTAGTCGAACGAGGGGACACCGGTGAACCCCGTGCGCGTGGCGGCCTGCGGGTCGCGCGGGCGCACGCCGTACCGGCCCGTGCGCACCACGACCTCGACGGCCACCTCGGCGTCGTCGGCCCCGGCGGCAGGACCGCCCCGGTCCTCCGGCACGAACGTGCCGATGATCCGGCTGCGGCCCTCGCCGACCCCGACCGCCGTCGGGCCGTCCGGCTCGACCCGCTCCCCCGCCAGCACCGCCGTATCGCCCGGCACCGGCCGGGTGTACAGGATCCCGTCGGCGACCCACCACTCGCCGGGCAGGCCGGGCAGGCGCCCCGGCTTCGCCGTGGGCCACAGCAGCGCGGTCGGGCTCAGCCACCCGTGCGGCTCGCGCAGCTCGCGCTCGCGGGCGGCGCGCCAGGCCGCATGCTCGCGGACGGCGTCGGCGGCAGCGTCGTCGACGGCAGTGCCGACGGCTCGGGTGTGCAGAGCCTCGGTCATGTCAGTCCTCCCGGTCGGGGTGCCTGCTGGCGCGGGCATCGGCCCCCACCGGTACAGGACGGGCGGGCGGCCGTTTTGGTTGCCCCCGGCAGCGGGTGAAGTCGCGGCGCCAAGCCCCGATCTCATACCCAGCCAAACCAATACGCATTGGATCAGTAGGGTATCGCCGCCGGGTCGACGGCGGTGAAGCCGGCGGCCCGCCGCCCGTCGAGCGGACCCCACAGGTCGGTGTGGACCTCGGCCCGCACCTGCGGGATCACCTCGGCCGCGAACCGGCGCAGCACGTCCTCCTGCTGCGCCGGGGCGAGCAGGTGGTTCACGGAGACCGACTGCAGCACGTGCCCGAAGGAGGAGTGGTAGTCGAGGATCTTCTTGGCCACCCGCTCGGGCGAGCCCACCAGCGCCGGCCCGCGCTCGACGGCGTCCTCGATGGTCCGGAAGCTGGTCACCTTGCCGACGGCGCCCGGGGCGTACTTGCGCGCGTCCTGCTGGCGCACCTGGCCCTCGTAGATGGGCCGGTACTGCTCTACGGCTTCCTCAGTGGTGTCGGCGAGGAACAGGCCGCCCGACCCGGCGCCCACGAACCCGTAGGCCGGGTCGTGCCCGGCAGCCGCGTACTGCTCGCGGTACCGGTCGATGAGCACACCGTAGTTCTCGCGGGGCTGCAGCGCGTTGGCGGTGACTATCGGGTCCCCGTGCTCGGCCGCGAGGTCGACGGCGAACTGCGACGTCGCCGAGCCGTGCCAGATGCGGAACGGGCCCGCGAACGGGCGTGGCAGCGTGGTCGCGTGCTCCAGCCTGGGCCGGTGCCTGCCCTCCCACGTGACGTCCTCGCTGGCCAGCAGGAGTCGGAGGAGCTCGTAGTTCTCCCGCAGGTATTCGTACTGCTTGGTGATGTCCAGCCCAAGCAGCGGGTACTGCAGGTCCTCGTTGCCCTTGCCGATCACGATCTCCAGGCGGCCGCGGCTGAGCTGGTCGACCGTCGCGAGGTCCTCCGCGAGCCGGATCGGGTCGTGCAGGGACAGCACCGTGACGCCGGTGGAGAGCAGGATCCGGGACGTGCGGGCCGCGATGGCGCCCAGCAGCACGGTCGGGGCCGACGACAGCACCGCGCCCGCGTGCCGCTCCCCCACCGCGAAGGAGTCGAACCCGAGCTCCTCGGCGAGCACCGCCGTGTCCACGATCCGGTTCAGCCGGTCGGCGGGGGCCACCGTCTCGCCCGTGACGGGATGGGGCGGGTTGAACGCGATGTCCAGGACCTGGAAGCGCACTAGGCGGCCGCCCCCTCGGTTGCCTGCCCCGCCGTGGCGACCGCGCGGTCGCGCTCCGCGACACCCTCCTTGACCAGCGGGATGACGTACCGGCCGAAGTCGATCGCGTCGTCTACCAGGTCGTAGCCCCGGGCCGAGATGACCCGCACACCCAGGTCGTAGTAGGCGAGCAGCGCGTCGGCGACCTGCTCGGGCGTGCCGACCAGCGCGTTGGAGTTCCCGGCACCGCCGGTCGCCTTCGCGGTGGCGGTCCACAGCGCCGTGTCGAACCGCTCGCCCTGGGCGGCGATCTCCAGCAGGCGCTGCGACCCGGCGTTCTCCGGCTTGTCGATCGGGTGCCGCCGGCTCAGCACACCGCCCTGGGCGGCCTTGCGCGCCTCGATCCGGTCCAGGATGCCGTGCGCCTTCTCCCAGGCCAGCTCCTCGGTCGGCGCGATGATCGGCCGGAACGCGGCGTGGATCCGCGGCGGCGTGGTGCGGCCCGCCGCCTGCGCCTCGGCGTGCACGCGGGCGATCTGCTCGGCGGTGCGGTCCAGCGGCTCGCCCCAGACCGCGTAGATGTCGG is drawn from Promicromonospora sp. Populi and contains these coding sequences:
- the pgk gene encoding phosphoglycerate kinase, coding for MKTIDSLGDLRGKRVLVRSDFNVPLDGTTITDDGRIRAALPTLQRLTGAGARVVVLAHLGRPKGTPDPQYSLAPVAARLGELLGQDVPLAEDLVGPSAKATVEALADGQVALLENVRFDARETSKVDAERAELAGELAQLADAFVSDGFGVVHRKQASVYDVAQVLPAAAGDLVLNEVESLSKATGDPERPYAVVLGGSKVSDKLGVIANLLTKADRLLIGGGMVFTFLAAKGLSVGNSLLETDQVEAVKGYLASAEENGVEIVLPVDIVAADSFAADAAHRTVAADAIPDGTMGLDIGPESGKLFAQKLADAKTIAWNGPMGVFEFEAFAAGTKAVAQGIIDATAAGAFSIVGGGDSAAAVRALGFDEAGFSHISTGGGASLELLEGKELPGLTVLAD
- a CDS encoding RNA polymerase-binding protein RbpA; the encoded protein is MASGGHAIRGSRVGAGPLGETERGDTAPRIRVSYWCANGHETAPSFSVGEDVEAPTQWDCPRCGFPAGMDPVNPPAPVRNEPYKTHLAYVKERRSEEDGAALLEEALEALRIRRGGRVAS
- the pgl gene encoding 6-phosphogluconolactonase, with the translated sequence MSGSETGPGPAAGPGSGVRLVVVHPDKEVLAQAAAARLLTRILDVQSVRSPVHVVLTGGTVGIASLAAVAASPLVPAVDWSGVHLWWGDERFLPDGDPDRNETQARQALLDDLVVNHGLPAANVHPMPGPTSVATPEEGAAVYAAQLAEHAPAGAATPVPAFDVLLLGMGPDGHVASLFPGHDGLAAQGTTAGVHGSPKPPPERVSLTFDAIRSAREVWIVAAGAEKAGQVAAALAGEPVTKVPAAGAVGQARTLWLLDAEAAGAKK
- the opcA gene encoding glucose-6-phosphate dehydrogenase assembly protein OpcA; this translates as MIIDMPDTTTNLINKRLVRLRDEGGAVALGRVLTLVVLADERDVEESVEAANDASREHPCRVIVVAPAASGSNARLDAQIRVGGDAGASEVVVLRAFGPLLERTDTLVMPLLLPDAPIVAWWPREAPEVPSQDPVGAMAARRIIDSTIAKNPAEMLENLAGTYAPGDTDLAWARVTLWRGLIAAAVEQPPYEPVLSVSVEGQKRHTSLDLLAAWLGTRLNCPAEVVRTDSDDAITRVTLERKSGPIVLDRPDGRTVTITQPGKPARRIALPIRALNEALIEELRRLDPDEIFEETLIRGLKHITTRTAA
- the gap gene encoding type I glyceraldehyde-3-phosphate dehydrogenase, whose translation is MTIRVGINGFGRIGRNFYRALVESGADIEVVGVNDLTDNKTLAHLLKYDTTLGRFGKSVDFDDENIIVDGKKIRALAERNPADLPWGELGADIVIESTGFFTDATKAKAHIDAGAKKVIISAPAKNEDATFVMGVNNELYDPAAHHIISNASCTTNCLAPLAKALNDSIGIERGLMTTIHAYTGDQNLQDGPHSDLRRARAAAQNIVPTTTGAAKAVALVLPELKGKLDGYALRVPVITGSATDLTFEASREVTIDEVNAAVKAAAEGPLKGVLEYVEDEIVSSDIVTNPHQSIYDSKLTKVIGNQVKVVAWYDNEWGYSNSLVNLTVFVGEKL
- the zwf gene encoding glucose-6-phosphate dehydrogenase; translation: MRPAKIAQGVNPLRDPLDLRLPRIAGPSGLVIFGVTGDLARKKLMPAVYDLANRGLLPPGFALTGFARRDWADQDFAQVVHDAVKEHARTPFREATWRQLAEGIRFVQGSFDDDAAFERLRETVETLDKERGTGGNHAFYLSVPPAAFPVVCRQLAKHGLSRPDDDADGDGVDAWRRVVIEKPFGHDLASARELDAVVSEVFEPESVFRIDHYLGKETVQNLLALRFANTMFEPIWNSSYVDHVQITMAEDIGIGGRAGYYDGIGAARDVIQNHLIQLLALVAMEEPVNFDAPELRAEKIKVLSSVRLPRDLGKHTARGQYEGGWQGGDEVPGFLEEDGIAKDSTTETFAAVRVDVDNRRWAGVPFYLRHGKRLGRRVTEVAVVFKKAPHLPFESSLTSELGNNALVIRVQPDEGVTMRFGAKVPGTAMQVRDVTMDFGYGHSFTESSPEAYERLILDVLLGDPPLFPTREEVELSWKILDPITSYWARKGQPEPYASGTWGPASADAMMERDGRTWRRP
- the tal gene encoding transaldolase — translated: MTESTSTSENVSPTQRLSEAGVAIWLDDLSRERLRTGNLAELMTTRNVVGVTTNPTIFAAALAHGDAYAGTLAELAGSDVETAVERITTDDVRDAADVLRPAYDASSAVDGRVSIEVDPRLARDTGATQTTAVRLWETVGRPNVMIKIPATVEGLPAITATLAKGISVNVTLIFSIDRYRAVMDAFLAGLEQAKEAGHDLSVIGSVASFFVSRVDSEVDKRLNTIGTDEALALRGQAAIANARLAFAAYEEVFSTDRWAALKAAGAQPQRPLWASTGVKDPSYRDTMYVDELVVAGVVNTMPEKTLDAFADHGIVLADTVTGSGAEAAAVIAAIEAQGISIDEVTAQLEDEGVTKFEVSWDELLTTTKTGLDGAGAGGGVR
- the tpiA gene encoding triose-phosphate isomerase, translating into MAGNWKMNLDHQQAISTVQKLSWSLKDAKHDYQAVEVAVLPPFTDLRSVQTLVDGDKLELVYGAQDLSKHESGAYTGEVSGAMLSKLGCTYVAIGHSERREHHAETDDVVNAKVRAAFAHGLTPILCVGEGLEVRKAGDQVSYTLAQVEAALADVPAEQVAQIVVAYEPVWAIGTGEVATPEDAQEVCGAIRRVLGELCGADVAAGVRVLYGGSVKSGNVAQIMAQPDVDGALVGGASLDPEEFARIARYQSHVTA
- the secG gene encoding preprotein translocase subunit SecG, producing the protein MDALRIILLVLLVLTSGFLTMLILLHKGKGGGMSDMFGGGISMGAGSSGVAERNLNRITVGFALVWAVVIVLLGLIQRVS